One segment of Bacillus alkalisoli DNA contains the following:
- a CDS encoding cation diffusion facilitator family transporter codes for MDRDERFRKAEFAAMVGIVGNIILAVLKAVAGVLGNSRALVADAVHSASDVAGSLAVYIGLKAAKQPPDEDHPYGHGKAENIAAIIVAVLLFIVGVEIGKSSFQAFFMELEPPNMIAVYAAIISIVSKEAMFRYKYNLGKKIKSDAIIVNAYEHRSDVYSSIAALIGIGGAIIGGYVGIEWLVYLDPVAGIAVALLILKMAWKLGAESIHNTMDHVLHAEETEEFKDIVKTMPGVLRLDELHAREHGHYIIIDLKISVDPDITVEQGHQIGKKVKGKLMENIEVQDVFVHINPYNDDN; via the coding sequence TTGGATCGTGATGAGCGGTTTAGAAAGGCCGAATTTGCCGCAATGGTCGGGATTGTAGGGAATATTATCCTTGCGGTACTTAAAGCTGTTGCAGGGGTACTTGGAAACAGTAGAGCGCTAGTAGCGGATGCTGTTCACTCAGCTTCTGACGTTGCTGGTTCCCTTGCCGTTTACATAGGGCTAAAAGCAGCTAAACAACCACCAGATGAGGACCATCCTTACGGGCATGGGAAGGCTGAAAATATTGCGGCCATTATAGTAGCAGTGCTTTTATTTATCGTAGGTGTAGAAATCGGGAAATCTTCATTCCAAGCCTTTTTTATGGAATTAGAGCCTCCAAATATGATTGCCGTGTATGCTGCGATCATTTCGATTGTTTCGAAAGAAGCAATGTTTCGTTACAAATATAATTTAGGAAAGAAAATAAAAAGTGATGCCATTATAGTTAATGCATACGAGCATCGATCAGATGTGTATTCTTCTATCGCAGCCTTAATTGGTATCGGTGGAGCTATCATTGGTGGATATGTAGGAATAGAATGGTTAGTTTATTTAGACCCGGTAGCAGGAATTGCAGTTGCTTTACTTATTTTAAAAATGGCATGGAAACTTGGTGCAGAATCGATTCACAATACGATGGACCATGTTTTACATGCGGAAGAAACAGAGGAGTTTAAAGACATTGTTAAAACAATGCCCGGTGTTCTTCGTTTGGATGAACTTCATGCACGTGAACATGGGCACTATATTATCATTGATCTGAAAATTTCAGTCGATCCCGATATTACAGTAGAACAAGGTCACCAAATCGGTAAAAAAGTTAAAGGTAAATTAATGGAAAATATAGAAGTACAAGATGTTTTCGTCCATATAAATCCATATAATGATGATAACTGA
- a CDS encoding LapA family protein, whose product MRAQWYILAGLIFAIIIAIFAVLNVALVEVNYLFGKAEWPLVLVILFSTLMGGVIAGTFAIYQMMKIKKENTNTPSLNYSEEEQTVVESQEK is encoded by the coding sequence ATGCGTGCTCAATGGTATATACTTGCTGGTCTGATTTTTGCTATTATCATCGCGATCTTTGCTGTACTAAATGTTGCACTAGTGGAAGTAAACTATCTTTTCGGAAAGGCAGAGTGGCCACTAGTCTTAGTTATCTTGTTTTCTACCCTAATGGGGGGAGTTATTGCTGGTACATTTGCGATTTATCAAATGATGAAAATAAAAAAAGAGAATACGAATACACCAAGCTTAAATTATTCAGAAGAAGAACAGACGGTAGTTGAATCACAAGAGAAGTAG
- the recJ gene encoding single-stranded-DNA-specific exonuclease RecJ: protein MLQSKARWKINQPNEQKINDLVQALSISPLVASLLVNRGIDEITSAQKFLNKQLSQFHDPFLLEDMDIVVERIQTAIQNEEKILVFGDYDADGVSSTTVMLTALREAGAIADFYIPNRFTEGYGPNEQAFRAAKEQGYSIIITVDTGISAHNEALIAKELGFDLIITDHHEPSPTLPEAFAIIHPKKETCPYPFKDLAGVGVAFKVAHALLGKLPEHLLEIAAIGTIADLVPLVDENRLLAYFGIEKMKSTTRPGLKALLKKCSVESKDISEETIGFSIGPRINAVGRLDDADPAVHLLMTNDNEEAVMLADEIESYNKERQQIVSKISEEAIKQVEEKYPPTDNSFIIVEGEGWNAGVVGIVASRLVDRFYRPTIVLSLDKEKGIAKGSARSIAGFDLFENLSECRDILPHFGGHPMAAGMTLEIGNVEELRNRMKEKANEILKEEDFIPIKEVDLECLLEDISLQTIEQLEKLAPYGVANNKPRVVVRDGNVHQIRHIGTNNNHLKLTIEKNQSTLDCVGFGFGESFHDISPIASVDVLGELTINEWNNNRKPQLFIQDIQVADWQLFDIRSTKQLKNTLQKLTTKNTIFVYFNEHIIKELSLEDFLPYMKHVSEVSNLHQTSTVLLDMPPSKEAIMDIFKNGQPERVYACFYQSESHFFSTIPTREHFKWYYGLLLKKGSIDLNRYAGDIARHRGWSKETIDFMSQVFFELEFVTIDKGFIALSNPASKRDLSESPTYRKKQEQAELENLFLYSSYKQLKEWFDEQLKEREVVHS, encoded by the coding sequence TTGTTACAATCGAAGGCACGTTGGAAAATTAATCAACCAAATGAACAAAAAATAAATGATTTAGTACAAGCACTATCTATTTCTCCTCTTGTTGCTTCCCTACTAGTGAATAGAGGAATAGATGAGATAACGAGTGCTCAAAAATTTTTAAATAAACAATTATCCCAGTTTCATGACCCATTTTTACTTGAAGACATGGATATTGTTGTAGAAAGAATACAAACTGCTATACAAAATGAAGAAAAGATACTAGTATTCGGTGACTATGATGCGGACGGTGTAAGTAGTACGACTGTTATGTTAACAGCTTTAAGAGAAGCAGGCGCAATTGCCGATTTTTATATTCCTAACAGGTTTACAGAAGGATACGGTCCAAATGAACAAGCATTCCGTGCTGCTAAAGAGCAAGGGTATTCCATCATTATCACGGTGGACACCGGAATATCTGCTCATAATGAAGCACTCATTGCAAAAGAATTAGGCTTTGATCTAATCATTACCGATCACCATGAACCAAGTCCAACTTTACCAGAAGCTTTTGCCATCATACATCCTAAAAAAGAAACATGCCCATATCCATTTAAAGACCTTGCTGGAGTAGGTGTTGCATTTAAAGTCGCACATGCATTACTTGGAAAACTACCTGAGCACTTATTAGAAATAGCAGCTATCGGTACAATTGCAGACCTTGTTCCGTTAGTAGATGAAAATAGACTTCTAGCTTACTTCGGTATCGAAAAAATGAAATCTACGACAAGACCTGGCTTAAAAGCATTATTGAAAAAATGCTCGGTCGAATCAAAAGATATATCAGAAGAAACAATCGGCTTTTCGATTGGACCTAGAATAAATGCTGTTGGACGATTAGATGATGCAGATCCAGCCGTACATTTACTAATGACAAATGACAATGAAGAGGCTGTAATGTTGGCCGATGAAATTGAAAGCTATAACAAGGAAAGACAACAAATTGTAAGTAAAATTTCGGAAGAAGCTATTAAGCAAGTGGAAGAGAAATATCCACCAACTGACAATTCTTTTATAATTGTTGAAGGAGAAGGTTGGAACGCTGGTGTTGTAGGTATTGTTGCATCAAGGTTAGTTGACCGCTTTTATAGACCAACTATTGTGTTAAGTTTAGATAAAGAAAAAGGCATCGCAAAAGGATCTGCTAGGTCCATAGCTGGCTTTGACTTATTTGAAAACTTATCAGAATGCCGAGATATTTTACCTCACTTTGGTGGACACCCTATGGCAGCAGGAATGACACTTGAAATAGGTAATGTAGAAGAACTGCGTAACCGAATGAAGGAGAAGGCTAACGAGATATTAAAAGAAGAAGACTTCATCCCAATAAAAGAAGTGGATTTGGAATGTTTACTAGAAGATATTTCACTACAAACAATTGAACAATTAGAAAAACTAGCACCATATGGGGTAGCTAATAATAAACCAAGAGTAGTCGTTAGAGATGGAAACGTCCATCAAATTCGTCATATTGGAACGAACAATAATCATTTGAAACTGACAATCGAAAAAAATCAAAGCACACTAGATTGTGTTGGGTTTGGTTTTGGAGAATCGTTTCATGATATTTCACCAATCGCATCCGTTGACGTTTTAGGAGAACTTACAATAAATGAATGGAACAATAATCGTAAACCGCAATTGTTTATCCAAGACATACAAGTAGCTGATTGGCAATTGTTTGATATTCGTTCAACAAAGCAATTGAAAAACACACTTCAAAAATTAACGACAAAAAACACAATATTTGTTTACTTTAATGAACATATTATTAAAGAGTTATCATTAGAAGATTTTTTACCGTACATGAAGCATGTTTCGGAAGTTAGTAATTTACATCAAACATCAACTGTTCTGTTGGACATGCCACCTTCGAAAGAGGCGATAATGGACATCTTTAAAAATGGCCAACCAGAACGAGTGTATGCATGTTTTTATCAGTCCGAGAGTCACTTTTTCTCTACCATACCGACTAGAGAGCATTTTAAATGGTATTACGGACTGCTACTGAAAAAAGGCTCCATAGATTTAAATAGATATGCTGGAGATATTGCTAGACACCGCGGATGGTCAAAAGAAACAATAGATTTCATGTCACAGGTGTTTTTTGAACTAGAATTTGTTACAATAGACAAGGGCTTTATTGCGTTAAGTAATCCTGCAAGCAAGCGTGACCTTTCTGAGTCACCGACTTACCGTAAAAAGCAGGAACAAGCTGAGCTTGAAAACTTGTTTCTATACTCATCATATAAACAATTAAAAGAATGGTTTGATGAACAACTTAAAGAACGTGAAGTTGTTCACTCATAG
- a CDS encoding adenine phosphoribosyltransferase encodes MDLKQFVTIVPDWPKPGIQFKDITTLMDNGDAYRYATDQIVEYARDREIDLIVGPEARGFIIGCPVAYSLGIGFAPVRKEGKLPREVARVEYGLEYGKDVLTIHKDAIKPGQRVLITDDLLATGGTIEATIKLVEELGGVVAGIAFLIELSYLDGKNKLDGYDILTLMKY; translated from the coding sequence ATGGATTTAAAGCAATTCGTAACAATTGTTCCAGATTGGCCAAAACCAGGAATTCAATTCAAAGACATTACAACACTAATGGATAATGGTGATGCGTATAGATACGCAACAGACCAAATCGTTGAATATGCTCGTGATAGAGAAATAGATCTTATCGTAGGACCAGAAGCACGTGGATTCATTATCGGATGTCCTGTTGCTTACTCTTTAGGAATTGGCTTTGCACCTGTTCGTAAAGAAGGAAAATTACCTCGTGAAGTAGCACGTGTGGAATATGGTCTTGAGTATGGTAAAGACGTTCTAACTATACACAAAGATGCTATTAAGCCTGGTCAACGTGTATTAATTACAGACGACCTACTTGCTACAGGTGGAACAATCGAAGCTACAATTAAACTTGTAGAAGAGCTTGGTGGAGTTGTTGCAGGTATCGCTTTCCTAATCGAACTATCTTACCTAGACGGCAAAAACAAGCTTGATGGTTATGATATCTTAACATTAATGAAATATTAA
- a CDS encoding RelA/SpoT family protein, translating to MANEQVLTAEQVIDDARRYLKEDDIAFLQKVYDFAKNAHAEQYRKSGEPYIIHPIQVAGILVDLDLDPSTIAAGFLHDVVEDTDVTLEEIKNAFNVEVAMLVDGVTKLGKIKYKSKEEQQAENHRKMFVAMAQDIRVILIKLADRLHNMRTLKHLPQEKQRRISNETLEIFAPLAHRLGISKIKWELEDTSLRYLNPQQYYRIVNLMRKKRAEREEYISEVMSEVTEKLAEVNINADLSGRPKHIYSIYRKMALQNKQFSEIYDLLAVRIIVKSIKDCYAVLGIIHTCWKPMPGRFKDYIAMPKPNMYQSLHTTVIGPKGDPLEVQIRTDEMHQIAEFGIAAHWAYKEGNAQSERASFEEKITWFREILEFQNESTNAEEFMESLKFDLFSDMVFVFTPKGDVIELPSGSVPIDFSYRIHSEIGNKTIGAKINGKMVTLDYKLKTGDIIEILTSKHSYGPSKDWLKLAQTSQAKNKIRQFFKKQQREENVEKGRDLVEKEIRNMDFEVKEILTSDNLKRVVEKFNFANDEDMFAAVGYNGISPLQVANRLTEKLRKQRDQVQQLSELQEPIEKRKPSPIKKRDAGIVVEGIDSLLVRLSKCCNPVPGDDIVGFITRGRGVSVHRADCPNVHTDDANERLIQVDWEGDKGSREYSVEIEISGYDRRGLLNEVLQAVNETKTNITAVAGKSDRNKMAIIHMTILIKNTGHLQKVVERIKQISEIYSVRRLMQ from the coding sequence ATGGCGAATGAGCAAGTGTTAACAGCTGAGCAAGTCATTGACGACGCAAGGCGATATTTAAAAGAGGACGATATTGCATTTTTACAAAAAGTATATGACTTTGCAAAAAATGCCCATGCGGAGCAATATCGTAAATCAGGTGAGCCATATATTATCCATCCGATACAAGTTGCCGGGATACTTGTCGACTTAGATTTGGACCCATCCACTATCGCAGCTGGGTTTCTTCATGATGTTGTAGAAGATACAGACGTTACATTAGAAGAAATAAAAAATGCATTCAATGTAGAAGTAGCAATGTTAGTAGATGGCGTTACAAAGCTAGGAAAAATTAAATATAAATCAAAAGAAGAACAACAAGCTGAAAATCATCGAAAAATGTTTGTTGCGATGGCACAAGACATACGTGTTATTTTAATAAAACTAGCTGATCGCCTTCATAACATGAGAACGTTAAAACATTTACCTCAAGAAAAACAACGTAGAATCTCAAATGAGACGTTAGAAATCTTTGCACCACTTGCCCATCGTTTAGGTATTTCCAAAATTAAATGGGAATTAGAAGATACATCGTTACGTTACTTAAATCCACAACAATATTATCGCATTGTTAACTTAATGAGGAAGAAACGTGCGGAGCGAGAAGAGTACATCTCGGAAGTAATGTCCGAAGTGACAGAAAAATTAGCAGAAGTTAATATTAATGCAGATTTATCAGGAAGACCAAAACATATTTATAGCATTTATCGTAAGATGGCGCTCCAAAATAAACAGTTTTCCGAAATATATGACCTACTCGCTGTTCGAATCATCGTTAAAAGCATAAAAGACTGCTATGCCGTATTAGGTATTATCCATACATGTTGGAAACCTATGCCAGGACGCTTCAAGGACTATATTGCGATGCCTAAACCAAATATGTATCAATCCCTTCACACAACCGTTATCGGTCCTAAAGGGGATCCGTTAGAAGTACAGATACGTACGGACGAAATGCATCAAATTGCTGAATTCGGTATTGCTGCGCACTGGGCATATAAAGAAGGAAATGCACAAAGTGAACGTGCATCATTTGAAGAGAAGATTACATGGTTCCGTGAAATTTTAGAATTCCAAAATGAGTCAACGAATGCAGAAGAGTTCATGGAATCTTTAAAGTTCGATTTGTTTTCTGATATGGTATTCGTTTTCACTCCAAAAGGAGATGTAATTGAGTTACCATCTGGCTCTGTGCCGATCGATTTCTCTTATCGTATTCACTCTGAAATTGGTAACAAAACGATAGGTGCAAAAATTAACGGAAAAATGGTTACGTTGGATTACAAGCTGAAAACGGGAGATATCATTGAGATATTAACTTCCAAGCATTCTTACGGACCTAGTAAAGACTGGCTTAAACTTGCACAAACTTCCCAAGCGAAGAATAAAATTCGCCAATTTTTCAAAAAGCAACAAAGGGAAGAAAATGTCGAAAAAGGCCGTGATTTGGTCGAAAAAGAAATTAGAAATATGGATTTTGAAGTAAAAGAAATTTTAACTTCTGATAACTTAAAACGTGTAGTTGAAAAGTTCAACTTTGCTAATGATGAAGATATGTTTGCGGCAGTAGGTTACAACGGGATATCTCCATTACAAGTAGCCAATCGATTAACGGAAAAACTAAGAAAACAACGTGATCAAGTACAGCAGTTGTCTGAACTTCAAGAGCCAATTGAAAAGAGAAAGCCATCTCCAATTAAAAAGCGTGATGCCGGAATTGTTGTAGAAGGGATCGATAGTTTATTAGTTCGATTATCTAAATGTTGTAATCCGGTACCAGGAGATGACATTGTTGGATTTATTACAAGAGGCCGTGGGGTTTCTGTTCACAGAGCTGACTGTCCAAATGTGCATACAGATGACGCGAATGAGCGCCTCATACAAGTAGATTGGGAAGGCGATAAAGGCTCACGTGAATATAGTGTCGAGATCGAAATATCTGGTTACGACCGTCGAGGATTGCTTAATGAAGTTTTACAAGCAGTCAACGAAACAAAAACAAATATTACAGCTGTAGCTGGTAAGTCAGATCGTAATAAAATGGCAATTATTCATATGACCATTTTGATTAAAAATACTGGCCACTTACAAAAAGTCGTAGAACGAATCAAACAAATTTCTGAAATTTATTCCGTAAGAAGATTAATGCAGTAG
- the dtd gene encoding D-aminoacyl-tRNA deacylase, with protein MRVVVQRARNAQVRVNEQVVGRIDFGLMLLVGVTHSDTVEDAAYVADKITNLRIFEDENEKMNLSLLDVGGQILSVSQFTLYGDCKKGRRPNFMEAAKPDHATPIYEALNEKFRKKGITVETGEFGAMMDVDFINEGPVTLIVESK; from the coding sequence ATGAGAGTTGTTGTGCAACGTGCTAGAAATGCTCAAGTTAGAGTAAACGAACAAGTAGTAGGCAGAATTGACTTTGGATTAATGCTACTTGTTGGGGTTACCCATTCCGATACAGTGGAAGATGCTGCATATGTGGCAGATAAAATTACGAACTTACGTATTTTTGAAGATGAAAACGAGAAAATGAACTTGTCTTTATTAGATGTTGGTGGACAAATATTATCGGTATCTCAATTTACGTTATACGGTGATTGTAAAAAAGGGAGACGTCCTAATTTTATGGAAGCGGCCAAACCTGATCATGCAACACCTATTTATGAGGCGTTAAATGAAAAGTTTCGAAAAAAGGGAATTACAGTTGAAACAGGAGAATTTGGAGCAATGATGGATGTTGATTTTATTAATGAGGGTCCTGTAACTCTAATTGTTGAAAGTAAATAA
- a CDS encoding SH3 domain-containing protein, which translates to MIRKRVFLAIIIFFLLLSTHTPSYVSASDMIQVSANILNVRETNSTTGAVVTQVRSGERYEVLERKGDWIKIKVSNSLQGWVAGFLVTSVRGVTATANQSTGTNGTITTDGLRVRSGPGMNHSVVTVLSNKNKVTVLETKDNWLKIRFHSHEGWISKDFIAIDQQSGAPSTNTSTSTILEITTNSLNVRSEPNTTSTIVGKLQKGNRVSVVNSRNNWYEISHNSIKGWIHQDYTKVVTNSSNSTTLTSKQSATVTASSLNVRDSGSLNGKVISSLTKGSKVSVLRDVNSWTEIEYNNGKKGWVAGWYLEKLDSPSSPNTVNGNVVVLHNGTNIRKSPSTNSAVVARANARDQFQIIGMEKDWYKISLRDGSEAYIAGWIVQTLGNVPTVTRTGSSSPLKNKTIVIDAGHGGKDVGAIGVSGAYEKDITIRTAKLLYDKLVAAGANVHMTRNNDTSISLRDRVQVSHRQKADAFISVHYDSIDIPSVRGTTTYYLSNESKKLAEHIHNALIQSTNLRDRKVNKGNFLVLRENKQPSVLLELGYISNREEEAIILSADYQNKAATAIFQGLLQHFR; encoded by the coding sequence TTGATCCGTAAGAGAGTGTTTCTTGCAATTATTATATTTTTTCTATTGTTATCAACCCACACTCCTTCCTATGTAAGTGCCTCCGATATGATTCAAGTTTCCGCTAACATATTGAATGTTAGAGAAACAAATTCAACGACTGGAGCAGTTGTAACACAGGTTAGAAGTGGAGAACGTTATGAGGTATTAGAAAGAAAGGGCGATTGGATAAAGATTAAAGTATCCAATTCATTGCAAGGGTGGGTTGCTGGTTTTCTTGTTACAAGTGTAAGAGGAGTCACCGCGACTGCAAACCAATCAACTGGGACAAATGGTACGATTACAACGGACGGTCTCCGTGTCCGTTCTGGACCAGGAATGAATCACTCGGTTGTAACTGTTTTATCAAATAAGAACAAAGTTACAGTCCTTGAAACGAAAGACAATTGGCTAAAGATTCGCTTTCATTCCCATGAAGGTTGGATATCGAAAGATTTTATTGCAATCGACCAACAAAGTGGGGCACCATCTACTAATACATCGACAAGTACTATATTAGAAATAACGACAAATTCTTTAAACGTTAGAAGTGAGCCAAACACTACATCAACAATTGTTGGTAAACTACAAAAAGGAAATAGAGTGAGTGTAGTCAACAGTAGAAACAACTGGTATGAGATTTCACACAACTCTATAAAAGGCTGGATACATCAAGACTACACAAAGGTTGTAACAAATTCTTCTAACTCTACAACGTTGACATCCAAACAAAGTGCAACCGTTACAGCATCTAGTTTAAATGTTAGAGACAGTGGGTCCTTAAATGGGAAAGTGATTAGCTCTTTGACAAAAGGGAGTAAAGTTTCTGTTTTACGTGATGTTAATAGTTGGACTGAAATTGAGTATAACAACGGCAAAAAAGGTTGGGTTGCTGGGTGGTATTTAGAAAAGTTAGATAGCCCATCAAGTCCAAATACAGTAAACGGCAATGTTGTTGTCCTTCATAATGGTACAAACATTCGAAAATCTCCATCTACAAATTCAGCTGTAGTAGCTAGAGCGAATGCAAGAGACCAATTTCAAATTATAGGTATGGAGAAAGATTGGTATAAAATTAGTCTTAGAGATGGATCAGAAGCTTATATAGCTGGTTGGATCGTACAAACTTTAGGTAATGTTCCCACAGTTACTCGAACTGGCAGTAGTTCACCATTAAAAAATAAAACGATAGTCATTGATGCTGGTCACGGTGGTAAGGACGTTGGAGCAATTGGAGTAAGTGGTGCTTATGAAAAAGACATCACGATTAGAACCGCAAAATTGCTTTATGATAAATTAGTAGCTGCTGGTGCAAACGTACACATGACACGAAATAACGACACTTCGATTTCATTGAGGGACCGCGTGCAAGTATCACATCGTCAAAAGGCAGATGCTTTCATTAGCGTCCATTACGATAGCATTGATATACCCTCTGTAAGAGGAACTACAACATATTACCTTAGTAACGAATCGAAAAAACTAGCAGAACATATTCACAATGCATTAATCCAATCAACAAACTTACGTGATAGAAAAGTGAACAAAGGTAACTTCCTTGTACTAAGAGAAAACAAACAACCTTCAGTTTTATTAGAATTAGGTTACATTAGTAATCGTGAAGAAGAGGCCATCATCTTAAGTGCAGACTATCAAAACAAAGCAGCAACAGCAATCTTCCAAGGGTTACTACAACATTTTAGATAA
- a CDS encoding RNA polymerase subunit sigma-70, producing the protein MKYGDKHSHSYGKKDVFGVSFHDFLEKEKDSSYVELASEFGLTVRDVRTIKKQINRSY; encoded by the coding sequence ATGAAATACGGCGATAAGCATTCACATAGTTATGGTAAAAAAGATGTGTTCGGAGTTAGCTTTCATGATTTCTTAGAAAAAGAGAAAGATTCTAGTTACGTAGAACTTGCATCAGAATTTGGACTTACAGTAAGAGATGTTAGAACAATAAAAAAACAAATAAATCGTTCGTATTAG
- the hisS gene encoding histidine--tRNA ligase, with the protein MAIQIPRGTQDILPGTVEKWQYIEEKAKEICKLYNYKEIRTPIFEHTELFLRGVGDTTDIVQKEMYTFTDRGERNLTLRPEGTASVARSFVENKMHGNPQQPTKLYYVGPMFRYERPQAGRFRQFVQFGVEALGSNDPSIDAEVIALAVDLYKSLGLNNLKVVINSLGDKESRDAHRQALINHFQPRIEEFCSDCQSRLEKNPLRILDCKKDRDHELMKTAPSILEYLNEESKNYFDKVVAYLTALNIDYEIDPNLVRGLDYYYHTAFEIMSTSEGFGAITTLCGGGRYNGLVQDIGGPETPGIGFALSIERLLAAMEAENVDFPIENEIDCYVVALGVQAKDAAVKVLYDLRKAGILAEKDYQDKKLKAQFKAADRLHSKYTVVFGEDELNKGVAAVKDMATGEQQEIPISEVVAYISEKKSGERS; encoded by the coding sequence ATGGCGATTCAAATACCACGTGGTACGCAAGATATTTTGCCTGGTACGGTAGAAAAATGGCAATACATTGAAGAAAAAGCAAAAGAGATTTGTAAACTTTATAACTATAAAGAAATACGCACACCGATTTTTGAACATACAGAACTATTTTTAAGAGGTGTAGGTGACACAACTGATATTGTACAAAAGGAAATGTACACATTCACAGATAGAGGCGAACGAAACTTAACACTTCGTCCAGAAGGTACAGCATCTGTAGCTCGCTCGTTCGTAGAAAATAAAATGCACGGCAATCCTCAGCAACCGACAAAGCTATACTATGTTGGTCCAATGTTCCGTTATGAACGTCCTCAAGCAGGAAGATTCCGTCAGTTCGTTCAATTCGGAGTTGAAGCATTAGGAAGTAATGACCCTAGCATTGACGCAGAAGTAATAGCATTAGCTGTTGATTTATATAAAAGCTTAGGATTAAATAACTTAAAAGTCGTCATCAATAGTCTTGGAGATAAAGAAAGTCGCGATGCACACCGTCAAGCGTTAATAAATCACTTCCAACCTAGAATCGAAGAATTTTGCTCCGACTGTCAATCAAGACTAGAGAAAAATCCACTTCGTATTTTAGATTGTAAAAAAGACCGTGATCACGAGTTAATGAAAACAGCACCATCTATCTTAGAGTATTTAAATGAGGAATCAAAGAACTACTTTGATAAAGTGGTAGCCTATTTGACAGCATTAAACATTGATTACGAAATTGATCCTAATTTGGTTCGTGGCTTAGATTATTACTACCACACAGCATTTGAAATCATGAGTACCTCTGAAGGATTTGGAGCCATTACGACATTATGTGGTGGCGGACGTTACAATGGTCTTGTACAAGACATTGGGGGACCAGAAACACCTGGTATCGGCTTCGCGTTAAGTATTGAAAGACTTTTGGCCGCTATGGAAGCAGAAAATGTTGATTTCCCTATTGAAAATGAGATCGATTGTTATGTTGTTGCGCTTGGTGTACAAGCAAAAGATGCGGCAGTGAAAGTGTTATATGATTTACGAAAAGCTGGTATTTTAGCAGAAAAAGATTATCAAGACAAAAAATTGAAAGCACAATTCAAAGCAGCTGACCGTCTTCATTCCAAATACACGGTAGTATTTGGCGAAGATGAGTTAAATAAAGGCGTTGCCGCAGTAAAAGATATGGCGACTGGTGAACAACAAGAAATTCCTATATCAGAAGTTGTTGCATACATTTCAGAAAAGAAAAGTGGGGAGAGATCATGA